The [Bacillus] selenitireducens MLS10 genome includes a region encoding these proteins:
- a CDS encoding ATP-binding protein — protein MNRTKRQVNDVRCIRITVQAILIAILFSLPAFVMAEDERYILNDHTERLDLYPSMMMYKDRSRTMTPEDALEALSGNEFVQSSEVDQRSGFFKTATWLSVQVENQSDQDDWLIEFAFPLIYELAVYEVEDQTPVPLYETGAVGFPFDHREVRHRHFLFPVTVGQSETAHYLIRAKGGGDLHPPITLQTPRYQTERMQQDLILLGIFYGIVGVMILYNLFLFVSLKIRSYLYYVLAMFCTLMGKISINGVGFQYLWPESPGWNLISTPFWVSLGSIFILLFTRSFLETDRHFPYFLKMAFFLIIWHGVVIALLFVAHIPALNLMIAGALATFVTVLITAFRSLIRGVRQARFFFLGWLIFLSGVTVTILERAAVIPYSLFAEYAGQGAMTAEVVLLSLALADKIQIMREEKAAAEEEARESQQEALENLRKADALKNEFLAVTSHELRTPLYGMIGIAESLKEGAAGEPPEDMKDQLDTIVASGNRLAHLINDILDFSKLKHGSLRLDVKAVDVKHLASFVTAVTGPLIAGKPVLMQIDMPDDLPRVKADPNRIQQVLYNLVGNAIKFTEKGRITLSAKAAGKFVTVRVSDTGIGIPKQERDAIFDPFVQVDQLSDHRPDGTGIGLTITKQLLELHDSRLEVDTDTEEGASFFFALPIHQESEDVREATEIPEVYTAPPAERNTQRYTVGSAKARILIADDEPVNLQVLTNQLSLEGYETHLASSGEEVLDFIAAESFDLIILDLMMPGISGYEVCVSLREDFSLVDLPILMLTAKSGLDDKVIAFEAGANDYLVKPCERLELTSRVRTLIRIKKMNEELKALNVELEEKVAERTKALGTSNEALTRANKSLVAAEDARKQLLSNIAHELGTPVALIHSYMQSVRAGLIAMDDPYYHQQVEKKIQILNRLISDLFDLARFEQDHKILQRETFSVSDWLTKVDETCRFEVTQHHRRYEGPEIGAFEPYKREWYCHVDVERMDQVLSNLIVNSVKFTTEDDGTIRITAEWDLNERKLVIGIHDNGAGIPKEAVPFMFDRFYRAGDHSGFKPKGSGLGLAIVKQIIESHGGEVDVTSEQGKGTSFFITVPMINRRELKDLADDYDRGR, from the coding sequence TTGAATCGAACGAAGCGGCAGGTGAATGACGTGCGATGCATCAGAATAACAGTCCAGGCTATACTGATCGCGATCCTGTTCAGTTTGCCCGCATTCGTGATGGCAGAGGATGAGCGATACATACTCAATGACCATACAGAGCGACTCGATCTCTATCCGTCCATGATGATGTATAAAGACCGTTCACGTACGATGACGCCTGAGGATGCGCTCGAAGCCCTTTCTGGGAATGAGTTTGTCCAGAGCAGCGAGGTGGATCAGCGGTCCGGCTTTTTTAAGACGGCGACCTGGCTGTCTGTTCAGGTTGAAAATCAATCCGATCAGGATGACTGGCTGATTGAATTTGCCTTTCCGCTGATTTACGAGCTGGCTGTCTACGAGGTGGAGGATCAAACACCTGTGCCACTCTATGAGACAGGAGCAGTCGGGTTCCCCTTTGATCACCGGGAAGTCAGACACCGGCATTTTCTCTTTCCTGTGACGGTCGGGCAAAGCGAGACGGCCCACTACCTGATCCGTGCGAAAGGCGGGGGTGATCTGCACCCGCCGATCACCCTCCAGACGCCGCGCTATCAGACGGAGCGGATGCAGCAGGACCTGATTCTTCTTGGAATCTTCTATGGCATCGTCGGTGTGATGATCCTGTACAATCTGTTTTTGTTTGTCAGTCTTAAGATCAGAAGTTATCTCTACTATGTGCTTGCCATGTTTTGTACATTGATGGGTAAGATCTCAATCAACGGTGTCGGGTTTCAGTACCTCTGGCCGGAGAGTCCGGGATGGAACCTGATCTCCACACCTTTCTGGGTCAGCCTCGGCAGCATTTTCATTCTGCTTTTCACGCGCTCATTTTTGGAGACGGACCGACATTTTCCGTACTTTTTAAAGATGGCATTCTTTTTGATCATTTGGCACGGCGTCGTGATCGCGCTCTTGTTTGTCGCCCATATTCCGGCATTGAATCTCATGATTGCAGGGGCTTTAGCAACCTTTGTCACGGTCCTGATCACGGCATTCCGGTCCCTGATCCGCGGAGTGAGGCAGGCGCGTTTTTTCTTTCTCGGCTGGCTGATTTTTTTGAGCGGCGTGACAGTGACGATTCTTGAACGGGCCGCGGTAATTCCGTATTCCCTGTTCGCAGAGTATGCGGGGCAGGGGGCAATGACGGCGGAGGTTGTGCTGCTAAGTTTGGCTTTGGCGGATAAAATACAGATTATGCGAGAGGAGAAAGCCGCGGCGGAAGAAGAAGCGAGAGAAAGTCAGCAAGAAGCACTGGAAAACCTCAGGAAAGCGGATGCCCTGAAGAATGAGTTTCTTGCGGTGACTTCCCATGAACTGAGGACTCCGCTATACGGCATGATCGGGATTGCCGAGTCTCTGAAAGAAGGTGCAGCGGGAGAGCCTCCTGAAGACATGAAAGATCAGCTTGATACGATTGTGGCGAGCGGGAACCGGCTCGCACATCTGATTAACGATATTTTGGATTTTTCCAAACTGAAGCACGGTTCCCTCCGCCTCGATGTGAAAGCAGTTGACGTGAAGCATTTGGCGTCTTTTGTGACCGCGGTGACAGGCCCGTTGATTGCCGGGAAACCGGTTCTCATGCAGATCGACATGCCCGATGATCTCCCGAGGGTAAAAGCGGATCCGAACCGGATCCAGCAGGTGCTGTACAACCTCGTGGGAAATGCCATTAAGTTTACGGAAAAAGGAAGGATCACTCTTTCTGCAAAAGCGGCAGGCAAGTTTGTGACTGTCCGAGTGTCAGACACGGGGATAGGCATTCCGAAACAAGAGCGGGACGCCATCTTCGATCCATTCGTGCAGGTCGATCAGCTTTCCGATCATCGGCCTGATGGAACGGGGATCGGCCTGACGATTACAAAGCAGCTGTTGGAGCTCCATGACAGCCGGCTTGAGGTGGATACGGATACCGAGGAAGGGGCATCCTTTTTCTTCGCACTCCCAATCCATCAAGAGTCGGAAGACGTGAGAGAGGCGACGGAGATTCCGGAGGTCTATACGGCCCCGCCTGCAGAGAGAAATACGCAGCGATATACGGTGGGCAGCGCCAAAGCCCGAATCCTGATTGCCGATGATGAGCCGGTCAACCTGCAAGTCCTGACGAATCAGCTCAGTCTTGAAGGTTATGAGACGCACCTTGCGTCGAGCGGAGAAGAGGTGCTTGATTTCATCGCAGCGGAATCCTTCGACCTCATCATTCTTGATTTGATGATGCCGGGGATCTCGGGCTATGAGGTGTGTGTCTCGCTCCGCGAAGATTTTTCCCTCGTCGATCTGCCGATACTGATGCTTACGGCAAAGAGCGGGCTGGATGACAAAGTGATTGCCTTTGAAGCAGGAGCGAATGATTATCTCGTCAAACCGTGCGAACGTCTTGAACTGACTTCGAGAGTGAGAACCTTGATCCGGATCAAAAAGATGAATGAGGAACTCAAGGCATTGAACGTTGAACTCGAGGAGAAGGTGGCAGAACGAACGAAAGCTCTCGGAACATCAAATGAGGCACTGACGAGAGCGAATAAGAGCCTTGTTGCGGCGGAGGATGCCAGAAAGCAGCTCCTCTCGAACATTGCACATGAACTGGGAACGCCGGTTGCGCTGATTCACAGCTATATGCAATCCGTCAGGGCGGGGCTGATTGCCATGGATGATCCGTACTATCACCAGCAAGTGGAAAAGAAAATCCAGATTTTGAACCGGTTGATTTCAGACCTCTTCGATTTGGCCCGCTTTGAACAGGATCATAAGATTCTGCAAAGAGAGACTTTCTCTGTTTCGGATTGGCTGACGAAGGTGGATGAAACATGCCGCTTTGAAGTCACACAGCATCATCGCCGTTACGAAGGGCCTGAAATCGGGGCGTTTGAACCTTACAAAAGGGAATGGTACTGCCACGTTGATGTCGAAAGGATGGATCAGGTGCTTTCGAATCTGATCGTAAATTCAGTCAAGTTTACGACTGAGGACGACGGAACAATCCGGATCACAGCGGAGTGGGATCTGAATGAACGAAAGCTAGTCATAGGTATTCACGATAACGGGGCAGGGATTCCAAAAGAAGCCGTTCCTTTTATGTTTGACCGGTTTTACAGGGCCGGGGACCACAGCGGGTTTAAACCGAAAGGCTCAGGGCTCGGACTGGCCATTGTCAAACAGATTATCGAGAGCCACGGAGGAGAAGTTGACGTGACAAGTGAGCAGGGAAAAGGCACCTCCTTTTTCATCACCGTTCCGATGATCAACCGAAGGGAGCTGAAAGACCTTGCAGACGATTATGATCGTGGACGATGA
- a CDS encoding DUF4870 domain-containing protein has protein sequence MTDKVQTDPQGVFREDGGGKSSTGLDQNLAGLLAYAFGFISGILLFVLEKDSKFVKYHALQSIFIWLGLFVVSMVVGFIPLIGWLISLLIAPVGFIIWIYCMVKAYQGS, from the coding sequence ATGACTGACAAAGTGCAAACAGATCCACAGGGTGTATTCAGGGAGGACGGGGGCGGAAAAAGCTCTACCGGGCTCGATCAGAATCTCGCAGGATTACTTGCGTATGCATTCGGTTTTATTTCAGGCATCTTATTATTCGTCCTCGAAAAAGACAGTAAATTCGTTAAGTATCACGCGCTTCAGTCGATCTTTATCTGGCTCGGACTGTTCGTTGTGAGCATGGTGGTCGGCTTTATCCCGTTGATCGGTTGGCTGATTTCCCTTCTCATCGCACCGGTCGGGTTTATCATCTGGATCTACTGCATGGTAAAAGCGTATCAGGGAAGCTGA
- the fabZ gene encoding 3-hydroxyacyl-ACP dehydratase FabZ yields the protein MELDITAIKEIIPHRYPFLLVDKILDVEEGKSATGIKNVTANEEFFNGHFPDYPVMPGVLIIEALAQVGAVAMLKPEENRGRLAFFAGIDKCRFKAQVKPGDQLKLEVEIIRFKGPIGKGKATASVDGQTVAEAELMFALGDKEDN from the coding sequence ATGGAGCTCGATATTACGGCAATCAAAGAGATTATCCCGCATCGCTATCCGTTTTTGCTCGTGGATAAGATCCTTGACGTCGAAGAAGGCAAGTCAGCGACAGGCATTAAAAACGTGACCGCGAATGAAGAATTTTTCAACGGCCACTTTCCGGATTACCCGGTCATGCCCGGCGTCCTGATCATTGAAGCGCTCGCCCAAGTAGGCGCTGTGGCAATGCTGAAGCCCGAAGAAAACCGCGGACGGCTTGCGTTTTTTGCCGGTATTGATAAATGCCGATTCAAAGCACAGGTCAAACCCGGAGATCAGCTGAAGCTTGAAGTGGAGATCATCCGCTTTAAAGGACCGATCGGGAAAGGGAAGGCAACGGCATCCGTGGACGGCCAGACCGTCGCAGAAGCGGAGCTGATGTTTGCCCTTGGTGACAAGGAAGACAATTGA
- a CDS encoding DNA-directed RNA polymerase subunit beta, translating to MSPKEQNNDNGVRKSNGSTKPMERVARDHTGIKQFRPDPLNAPDQKETEEETRLRSKDHEEQSRDEDGEDGKKKRKRKKKYRMRRFPIILRVLIILALTAGAVLLGAMVGYGIVGDGGDYMDVLDPETWWYIHDIIFQDTEFERER from the coding sequence ATGAGTCCTAAAGAACAAAACAATGATAACGGAGTCCGCAAATCGAATGGTTCAACCAAACCGATGGAACGGGTTGCCCGTGACCATACAGGCATTAAGCAGTTTCGTCCGGACCCTCTGAATGCGCCAGATCAAAAAGAGACAGAAGAGGAGACCCGCCTCCGTTCTAAGGATCACGAGGAGCAAAGCAGGGATGAGGACGGGGAGGATGGGAAGAAGAAACGCAAACGGAAAAAGAAATACCGTATGCGGCGATTCCCGATTATCTTAAGAGTTTTGATTATACTCGCGCTTACAGCCGGCGCAGTGCTTCTCGGAGCTATGGTCGGATATGGCATTGTCGGCGACGGTGGCGATTACATGGATGTCCTCGACCCGGAAACCTGGTGGTATATTCACGACATTATTTTTCAGGATACGGAATTTGAACGCGAACGCTGA
- a CDS encoding flagellar hook-basal body protein, giving the protein MNQSMINSAVTMGQLQKKLDTVGNNLANVNTIGFKRRDVSFNDLLFQQVNNLNRTEFEGGRDTPLGIRRGTGAIAGQTEIRFDQGAIRETGRDLDFAMTEKGYFFEIAPDEEGNRRFTREGNFYYTPNPADDAENFIVNSQGDFVLGADGEPLVVPVPNEGVTVLNNGTVRVNFAEDEEVDIGQFQMVNITRPQLLQNVGENNFVFGDLDELGLGFDDVLEDAVGENVVLQRALEMSNVDMSREMTSMIEAQRAYQFNASAIGITDQMKGLVTNLR; this is encoded by the coding sequence ATGAATCAGTCCATGATTAACTCCGCAGTGACCATGGGTCAATTGCAAAAAAAGCTTGATACCGTCGGGAACAACCTGGCCAACGTCAATACGATCGGCTTTAAGCGCCGGGATGTGAGCTTTAATGATCTTTTGTTCCAACAGGTCAATAACCTGAACAGAACGGAGTTTGAAGGCGGCCGGGATACGCCTCTTGGCATACGCCGGGGAACAGGCGCCATCGCCGGACAGACGGAAATCCGGTTTGATCAGGGGGCTATTCGTGAAACCGGCCGGGATCTGGATTTCGCCATGACCGAAAAAGGCTACTTCTTTGAGATTGCCCCGGATGAAGAGGGCAACCGACGGTTCACCAGAGAAGGAAACTTCTACTACACCCCGAACCCTGCCGATGATGCAGAAAACTTCATCGTCAATTCCCAGGGGGATTTCGTCCTTGGTGCTGATGGTGAACCGCTTGTTGTCCCTGTGCCGAATGAAGGTGTAACCGTACTGAATAACGGGACCGTGAGAGTGAATTTCGCAGAAGATGAAGAAGTGGATATTGGTCAATTTCAGATGGTGAACATTACACGTCCTCAATTACTTCAAAATGTCGGAGAGAATAATTTTGTCTTTGGCGATCTCGATGAACTCGGGCTCGGCTTTGACGATGTACTTGAAGATGCAGTTGGAGAAAATGTGGTGCTACAGCGAGCCTTGGAAATGTCGAATGTGGATATGAGCAGGGAAATGACGTCCATGATCGAAGCGCAGCGTGCCTATCAGTTTAACGCGAGCGCCATCGGGATCACCGATCAGATGAAAGGTCTGGTCACGAATCTTCGCTAA
- a CDS encoding flagellar hook-basal body protein: MLRGLYTAGAGMISQQRNQEMLSNNIANVNTPGFKADQGSLRTFPNMLIQAMGTDHQFPGRRSPVIGELSTGVYMQERTPNFRQGDLMETTNSTDIALLQGETPMDEDSGLPGMLAFQIQNDDGDIRYTRNGDFTVDSDGFLTMGTGHYVLDTDGAPIEVGNEDFRVNQNGEIFTDDADEVFLGQIDIMLIPDPGLLVKEGSGFLRYDGDEAIASAIGNDDVLYQLQQGYLERSNVDAGQTMTQMMAALRNFEANQKVLQAYDQSLERAVNDIGRIR; this comes from the coding sequence ATGCTTCGTGGATTATACACAGCCGGTGCAGGGATGATTTCCCAGCAGCGCAATCAGGAAATGCTGAGTAATAACATAGCGAATGTCAATACGCCGGGTTTCAAAGCGGACCAGGGGTCTCTTCGGACATTTCCGAATATGCTGATCCAGGCAATGGGCACGGACCATCAGTTCCCGGGCCGCAGAAGCCCGGTCATCGGCGAACTCTCAACAGGGGTCTATATGCAGGAGCGCACGCCGAATTTCCGGCAGGGGGATCTGATGGAAACGACAAATTCAACGGATATCGCTCTCTTACAGGGAGAAACCCCGATGGATGAAGACTCGGGACTCCCGGGCATGCTCGCCTTTCAGATTCAAAACGACGACGGCGACATCCGCTATACGCGTAACGGTGACTTCACCGTTGACAGTGACGGCTTTCTGACAATGGGGACCGGTCACTACGTCCTTGATACGGATGGTGCACCGATCGAAGTCGGGAACGAGGATTTCAGGGTGAACCAGAACGGCGAAATCTTCACAGACGATGCAGATGAAGTGTTTCTCGGTCAGATAGATATTATGCTGATTCCGGATCCGGGCCTTCTCGTCAAGGAAGGCAGCGGTTTTCTGAGGTATGATGGCGATGAAGCGATCGCTTCTGCCATCGGCAATGATGACGTGCTTTATCAGCTCCAGCAGGGCTATCTCGAGCGTTCCAATGTGGACGCGGGCCAGACGATGACACAGATGATGGCTGCCCTCAGAAACTTCGAAGCAAACCAGAAGGTGCTGCAAGCCTATGATCAGAGCCTTGAACGTGCTGTCAACGACATTGGCCGCATCAGATAA
- the mreB gene encoding rod shape-determining protein, whose product MLGRDIGIDLGTANVLIHVKGRGIVLNEPSVVAIDNSTGRVLAVGDEAFRMVGRTPGNIVATRPLKDGVIADFETTESMLKHFLDKVRVKGWFTKPRILICCPTNITSVEQKAIREAAEKSGGKNVYIEEEPKVAAVGAGMDIYQPSGNMVIDIGGGTTDVAVLSMGDIVTAQSIKVAGDRFDQDILAYIKKEYKLLIGERTAEDIKKEVGTAYPNSRDEAIDIRGRDLVSGLPRTITVRSEEVRVSMEEAVDQIVQAAKNVLEKTPPELSADIIDRGVIITGGGAYLHGIDRLLSDELKVPVMVAENPMDCVAIGTGIMLENLDRIKKNMSV is encoded by the coding sequence ATGTTAGGAAGAGATATCGGAATTGACTTGGGAACAGCAAACGTATTAATTCATGTGAAAGGACGGGGCATTGTACTGAATGAACCGTCTGTCGTAGCCATTGACAACTCAACAGGCAGGGTTCTCGCAGTCGGGGATGAAGCCTTCCGCATGGTCGGCCGGACGCCTGGCAACATCGTCGCAACCCGTCCGTTGAAAGACGGCGTCATCGCCGATTTTGAAACGACGGAATCCATGCTCAAACACTTCCTTGACAAAGTCCGCGTCAAAGGCTGGTTTACGAAGCCGCGGATTCTGATCTGTTGCCCGACGAACATCACGTCCGTTGAGCAGAAGGCGATTCGTGAAGCTGCAGAGAAAAGCGGCGGGAAGAACGTCTACATCGAAGAAGAACCAAAGGTTGCCGCAGTCGGCGCAGGTATGGATATTTATCAGCCGAGCGGAAACATGGTGATTGATATCGGCGGGGGAACGACAGACGTTGCGGTCCTCTCCATGGGGGACATCGTGACGGCCCAGTCGATCAAAGTGGCAGGTGACCGCTTTGACCAGGACATCCTTGCCTATATCAAAAAAGAATACAAGCTTCTGATCGGGGAGCGGACGGCTGAAGACATCAAGAAAGAAGTCGGCACGGCCTATCCGAATTCACGGGATGAAGCGATAGATATCCGCGGCCGTGACCTTGTCAGCGGTCTGCCAAGAACGATCACGGTCCGCTCTGAAGAGGTTCGTGTGTCGATGGAGGAAGCCGTCGACCAGATCGTACAGGCAGCGAAGAACGTCCTTGAAAAGACGCCGCCTGAACTGAGCGCGGATATCATCGACCGCGGCGTTATTATTACCGGCGGGGGTGCTTATCTCCACGGCATCGACAGACTCCTCTCTGATGAGCTGAAAGTGCCGGTGATGGTTGCGGAGAACCCGATGGACTGCGTGGCGATCGGAACCGGGATTATGCTCGAGAATCTTGATCGCATAAAGAAGAACATGAGCGTGTAA
- the murA gene encoding UDP-N-acetylglucosamine 1-carboxyvinyltransferase: MEKIIVRGGQPLTGTVRIEGAKNAVLPVIAASLLGGKGTSTIHDVPSLADVYTINEVLRNLNVSVTYDEASGSIEVDAQDDLDIEAPFEFVRKMRASFLVMGPLLARKGHARIALPGGCAIGSRPIDQHLKGFEAMGATVEIGSGFIEAKVEDRLYGGKVYLDFPSVGATENIMMAATMALGTTVIENAAQEPEIVDLANYLNAMGAKVRGAGTGTIKIEGVEELNGAVHTIIPDRIEAGTFMVAAAITGGNVLVENVLTEHIRPLIAKMTEMGVIIYEESTGVRVIGPEKLKAVDIKTMPHPGFPTDMQSQMMAMMLVAEGTSVITETVFENRFMHVEEFRRMNADVKIEARSAMVSGDAKLQGAEVMATDLRAGAALILAGLVADGYTRVTELRHIDRGYVDFSGKLKALGAEIERVDETAEAEAADKAKEAALKK; this comes from the coding sequence TTGGAAAAAATTATTGTACGCGGCGGACAGCCTTTGACAGGCACTGTCCGGATTGAAGGCGCTAAAAATGCAGTTTTACCCGTCATTGCAGCATCATTACTCGGCGGGAAAGGGACGAGTACGATTCATGATGTACCGTCACTCGCTGATGTCTATACGATTAACGAAGTGTTGCGTAATCTGAATGTATCGGTTACGTATGATGAGGCAAGCGGAAGCATTGAAGTCGATGCACAAGACGATCTTGATATTGAAGCACCGTTTGAATTTGTCAGGAAGATGCGCGCATCATTCCTTGTTATGGGACCGCTTCTTGCCCGAAAAGGGCACGCCAGAATCGCCCTTCCAGGCGGCTGTGCCATCGGCTCACGTCCGATCGATCAGCACCTGAAAGGCTTTGAAGCAATGGGTGCGACGGTTGAAATCGGCAGCGGCTTTATCGAAGCGAAAGTGGAAGACCGTCTTTACGGCGGGAAAGTCTATCTTGACTTCCCGAGCGTCGGTGCAACGGAAAACATCATGATGGCAGCCACGATGGCACTTGGCACTACCGTGATTGAAAACGCGGCCCAAGAGCCGGAAATCGTAGATCTTGCCAATTATTTAAATGCCATGGGCGCAAAAGTCCGCGGTGCCGGAACAGGCACCATTAAAATTGAAGGTGTCGAAGAGTTAAACGGCGCCGTGCATACCATTATTCCGGACCGGATTGAAGCGGGCACCTTTATGGTGGCGGCGGCAATCACCGGTGGGAACGTGCTCGTTGAAAACGTCCTGACGGAACACATCCGACCGCTCATTGCGAAGATGACGGAAATGGGTGTCATCATTTATGAAGAATCAACCGGCGTCCGCGTCATCGGTCCTGAGAAACTGAAGGCTGTGGACATCAAAACGATGCCGCATCCCGGTTTCCCGACAGACATGCAGTCGCAGATGATGGCGATGATGCTTGTTGCCGAGGGAACGAGTGTCATTACAGAAACCGTCTTCGAGAACCGCTTTATGCATGTGGAAGAATTCCGACGCATGAATGCGGATGTGAAAATCGAAGCGCGCTCGGCGATGGTCAGCGGTGATGCAAAGCTTCAAGGTGCTGAAGTCATGGCAACGGATCTTCGTGCAGGCGCGGCCCTTATTCTTGCCGGACTCGTGGCAGACGGCTACACCCGCGTAACCGAACTTCGTCATATTGACCGAGGCTACGTGGACTTCTCAGGAAAACTGAAGGCCCTCGGTGCCGAGATTGAGCGGGTAGACGAAACGGCAGAAGCGGAAGCTGCGGATAAAGCGAAGGAAGCAGCGCTCAAAAAGTAA
- a CDS encoding DUF1146 family protein: MIDQLGQQSLFNILISLMVLVIVWWSVQAIRMELFVKDPEGLRAKAFLVILTIALTYLITGFILNYLNWSQSLRFLF, translated from the coding sequence ATGATCGATCAACTCGGCCAACAATCACTGTTCAACATTCTGATCAGCCTGATGGTACTCGTCATCGTCTGGTGGTCTGTGCAGGCCATCCGGATGGAACTCTTTGTGAAAGACCCGGAAGGACTGAGAGCGAAGGCGTTCCTGGTTATTTTGACCATTGCACTGACGTATCTCATTACCGGCTTTATCCTGAATTACCTGAACTGGTCACAGTCTTTGCGTTTTCTCTTTTGA
- a CDS encoding NADH-quinone oxidoreductase subunit N → MLAFNADWSLMTPEIVLGALALLVFTLDFMTGIHRKKPFIGHLSVLSLAVTAVLVVVMNTTPGSIGATFIVDPFAMVFKLIILIGVALVILSSLHFLDNNDDMYQGEYYSILLFTALGGMIMVSSADLITLFIGLEILSISSYALAGFKKYNTSSTEAAIKYLVLGGTASAFILYGMSFLFGLTGTTNVYEIGQVMPELFADYPQMMIIAFVMMLAGFGFKISAVPFHMWAPDVYYGAPTPITGFLSAVSKLAGFAIVIRVFTIGFGGVFEEWAFIIATLAAITMITGNFIALTQTDIKRLMAFSGIAQAGYLLVPLATVLGNASTNIIAFYSVAYVLMTLGAFAIITLVTEDAGGKTGLDAFAGLYKRSPYMAIALTIFFLSLAGMPFTAGFIGKANIFILAITGDMLWLAIIMIVTSIISFFYYFGVMKQMFMVEPKANDETLKVPTSINAVVSITLAATIILGVLPNLLFNIFTQFNWMAFF, encoded by the coding sequence ATGTTAGCTTTTAACGCAGATTGGTCTTTAATGACTCCGGAAATCGTCTTAGGCGCACTGGCACTACTCGTGTTCACTTTGGACTTTATGACTGGGATCCACCGGAAGAAGCCGTTTATCGGGCATCTTTCCGTGTTGTCCCTCGCCGTGACCGCGGTCCTTGTCGTTGTGATGAACACAACGCCCGGGAGCATCGGTGCAACGTTCATTGTTGATCCATTCGCGATGGTGTTTAAACTGATCATCCTGATTGGTGTGGCACTCGTCATTCTGTCGAGTCTCCACTTTCTGGACAATAACGATGATATGTATCAGGGCGAGTATTATTCCATCCTGCTGTTTACAGCACTCGGTGGGATGATCATGGTCTCTTCTGCAGACCTCATCACGCTCTTCATCGGTCTGGAAATTTTAAGTATTTCGTCTTACGCATTAGCCGGATTCAAAAAGTACAACACAAGCTCCACAGAAGCAGCTATTAAATACCTGGTCCTCGGGGGAACGGCTTCGGCCTTCATCCTCTACGGGATGTCCTTCCTGTTTGGACTGACCGGGACAACGAACGTATATGAAATCGGACAGGTTATGCCTGAACTCTTTGCGGATTACCCGCAAATGATGATCATTGCCTTTGTCATGATGCTCGCCGGGTTCGGCTTTAAGATTTCCGCCGTACCGTTCCACATGTGGGCACCGGACGTGTATTATGGTGCTCCGACTCCGATCACCGGATTTCTGTCAGCGGTTTCCAAGCTGGCCGGGTTCGCCATCGTCATCCGTGTATTCACCATCGGATTTGGCGGCGTGTTTGAGGAGTGGGCGTTCATCATCGCGACCCTTGCAGCGATTACGATGATTACCGGTAACTTCATCGCCCTGACGCAGACGGACATTAAGCGCCTCATGGCCTTCTCCGGCATTGCACAGGCCGGTTACCTCCTCGTTCCGCTCGCAACGGTTCTCGGCAATGCATCAACGAACATCATTGCCTTCTATTCCGTGGCCTACGTGCTCATGACGCTCGGTGCCTTTGCCATCATCACCCTCGTCACAGAGGATGCAGGCGGTAAAACGGGGCTCGATGCGTTTGCAGGACTGTACAAGCGGTCTCCGTATATGGCCATCGCCCTGACGATCTTCTTCCTGTCCCTGGCAGGGATGCCGTTTACGGCAGGATTTATCGGCAAAGCGAATATCTTCATCCTGGCCATTACAGGCGATATGCTCTGGCTTGCCATCATCATGATTGTCACATCCATCATCAGCTTCTTCTACTACTTCGGTGTGATGAAGCAGATGTTCATGGTAGAACCAAAAGCAAATGATGAAACATTGAAGGTGCCGACAAGCATCAATGCAGTGGTATCCATTACCCTTGCAGCAACAATCATTCTCGGTGTATTGCCGAATCTGTTGTTCAATATCTTCACCCAGTTCAACTGGATGGCATTCTTCTAA